In the genome of Primulina tabacum isolate GXHZ01 chromosome 13, ASM2559414v2, whole genome shotgun sequence, the window ctttaaattttttgttaaaaaaagaaaagaaatcaatCATGGGTTTCAACCCACATCTTTAAAAGATACCCCTCGCACTTGCTGCAGCTCCCGTTAACAGATAATGACAAATCCGAGCTTGCCCAGTTTACTTTGGGCCCTCCAGCAATGGCCCCACCTTGCTTAAGATTGTGTCTGTATTCCACTGTAATCTGTTCGAATACTTCTACTTCGAACATGTTCAGCTTTAGCTTTAGTTTCATTCGGTCCCGTACATATGCGAAGGGGAGCTGATCTCTTGGGTTGAATGCTTCCAATTCATTGAACAAGAGGCACGAGAAAAGATTGGTCGCCGAGCTGTGTTTCCTCAAGATCAGAGCGCTATCTGGCACGTCTGCAAGTTTATATATTGAATAATGTAAGAATTAATATAACAGTTGATTTACCACGGGGTACACATGTAGGAGAACGATCCACACCATACCTGTGGGATAAGGCTTCTTTGAGGACCATGGTTGCAAGCCGTTTTCGCAATATGTCTCCATTTGGATCTTTAGTCCATTCACGTCCCACCATTTACTCCATCTGGCGGTTGCCATGGCCTCTTCCATCGTATGCAAAAAATAGGGGTGCTTCGATATCGCCATATCCACCTTCTCCTTCACCACGAGTGAGTGGATCAGAAGTAGAGGATCGACCACTAGCTGCAGCTTCGCGTCCACCCAAACGCTGTATTTGGAGTTTGGGAAAAGGCGATGGACCAGATATTTCGGTATCATTCCATTCATGGCTGCATTTTGATACAAGTCTTCATTCGAGACCTTGACGATTCTCCATGCACCAATTTTGTGTTCCtttgattttcttgaaatcaagTTATGGAAGTCTAGTCTTTTGAGTGTGGTGTCATCTACGAACATGAAAAAGCAAACGTCGTCCAATGTTTTGGATCCTAGGCCCTTCGGCTGCCGGATTTTGTCGTGGTCATTGAATATAGCAGAGACTACTACTACTCCATCGCACTTTTCCATGGAAATTCGATCTGAAAATCCAACCAAACAATGAGGACCCGAGTATATATATCTCCATAGTGTCACACAAACTCGGTACCGCGTGTCCACGTCTACTGTATAATTCATATAAAACTAGCGGATATCAAACAACCAACAATTTACATACTGGTTGGAATAATTCCCTTGATGGATGCACTGAATGAAGAGGACTTTACCATAAATGAAAGGCAGCCAAAACAGTTGAGTAAAAGAACAATAATACAGCATTAATGGCTTGTTGATAATAAGCCAATGGATAATTCGGCTGTGGCCTGTGGGGGGTCGTAAGAGTTACAGGTCATGAAAAACTtatgtcattttattttatcaaatacataaaaatttgttctgtgtgTCAAAAACAGAAGAAGAGACAAAGAAGGGTCTCGACAATCCCAATGCATGGAACTAACCAGAACTGGTAATTGGAAATCGTGTAAAGAATCCACACGGGATTTCAAATCTCTCGTCAGGATTATTATCAAAATAAGATAATCTCTTGTCAATGCTCAAATTCCCACCAAAAGTTTCTGCATTCCCTTGCGTATACTTCAGACCATGCGTACCCAACAAACCTGACGAATTCGCACAtatttcttgaatttccttcAAAGCCACCCAATAATCTAACAAAAACGAAAGCCCATCAACAAAAA includes:
- the LOC142523420 gene encoding alkaline ceramidase TOD1-like, translating into MGKPIFSTPPLFQSKLFCFSSIYLFSAVFLAGYSAFSATKCIFRSSPFDPIQAPLFSYPSSYGEHKYAISTTRSSCDFPVYFSDYWVALKEIQEICANSSGLLGTHGLKYTQGNAETFGGNLSIDKRLSYFDNNPDERFEIPCGFFTRFPITSSDRISMEKCDGVVVVSAIFNDHDKIRQPKGLGSKTLDDVCFFMFVDDTTLKRLDFHNLISRKSKEHKIGAWRIVKVSNEDLYQNAAMNGMIPKYLVHRLFPNSKYSVWVDAKLQLVVDPLLLIHSLVVKEKVDMAISKHPYFLHTMEEAMATARWSKWWDVNGLKIQMETYCENGLQPWSSKKPYPTDVPDSALILRKHSSATNLFSCLLFNELEAFNPRDQLPFAYVRDRMKLKLKLNMFEVEVFEQITVEYRHNLKQGGAIAGGPKVNWASSDLSLSVNGSCSKCEGYLLKMWVETHD